From Methylocystis sp. ATCC 49242, one genomic window encodes:
- a CDS encoding YchJ family protein yields the protein MTDAICPCRAKDENPKSYSECCAPYIEEGKPAPTAEALMRSRYTAFALGKIDHLVETLAPGTRDDFDRKAITHWSRSSQWLGLEILSTEQGGAEDETGYVEFVAHFVNDGQRHAHRERSLFRKEDGRWYFLEEANRKNAPIVKGAQPGRNDPCPCGSGKKYKKCCGAAA from the coding sequence ATGACCGACGCGATCTGCCCCTGCCGCGCCAAGGACGAGAATCCGAAATCCTACTCGGAATGTTGCGCGCCCTATATCGAGGAAGGCAAGCCCGCGCCGACCGCGGAAGCCCTGATGCGTTCGCGTTATACGGCGTTCGCGCTCGGCAAGATCGACCATCTGGTCGAGACCCTGGCGCCGGGCACGCGCGATGACTTCGATCGCAAGGCGATCACCCATTGGTCCCGTTCGTCGCAATGGCTCGGTCTCGAAATACTCTCGACCGAACAGGGCGGGGCCGAGGATGAGACGGGCTACGTCGAATTCGTCGCGCATTTCGTCAACGACGGACAGCGTCACGCGCATCGGGAGCGTTCGCTCTTCCGCAAGGAAGATGGCCGCTGGTATTTTCTCGAAGAGGCAAATCGCAAGAACGCGCCGATCGTCAAGGGCGCCCAGCCCGGGCGCAACGACCCCTGTCCCTGCGGCTCCGGCAAGAAATACAAAAAGTGCTGCGGAGCGGCCGCCTGA
- a CDS encoding formate dehydrogenase subunit delta, with protein MSHNSVDKLVKMANQIGQFFGAQAQDTAAGMADHLVKFWDPRMRAAIIEHVDHGGAGLDPIAIDAVKRLAHSGHILEQVSAHVA; from the coding sequence ATGTCGCATAATTCGGTCGACAAACTTGTTAAAATGGCCAATCAGATCGGTCAGTTCTTCGGCGCGCAGGCTCAAGACACGGCCGCCGGCATGGCGGACCATCTGGTGAAGTTTTGGGATCCGCGCATGCGCGCAGCGATTATCGAGCATGTCGATCACGGCGGCGCAGGGCTCGATCCGATTGCGATCGATGCGGTCAAGCGCCTCGCCCATTCAGGACATATTCTCGAACAGGTCTCAGCTCATGTCGCATAA
- the fdhD gene encoding formate dehydrogenase accessory sulfurtransferase FdhD, with the protein MTETPSPTLRVECLARRHDVTARGVRVIPEETPIAFTYGGSTHAVMMATPADLEDFAVGFALTEGLVDTAEEAGEVEILASEAGVELRAWLKGGRQEAYSERRRSMAGPTGCGLCGIESLEAATRSLPVIDNALTIHAEALIEAMERLPAAQKINQETRAVHAAAFWNPATGALIVREDVGRHNALDKLAGALARQAIAASQGVVLMTSRVSVELVQKAARMGAPIIAAVSAPTALAVRNAEKCGITLVAVMRGRDFEIFTHPGRILEQAAAHVA; encoded by the coding sequence ATGACCGAAACGCCGTCGCCGACGCTGAGGGTGGAATGCCTCGCGCGCCGTCACGATGTGACGGCGCGGGGGGTGCGGGTCATCCCTGAGGAAACCCCGATCGCCTTCACTTATGGCGGCTCGACTCATGCGGTGATGATGGCGACGCCGGCCGACCTCGAAGATTTCGCGGTCGGCTTCGCTTTGACAGAAGGGCTGGTCGACACCGCGGAAGAGGCGGGCGAGGTAGAAATCCTTGCGTCCGAAGCGGGCGTGGAGCTCCGCGCCTGGCTCAAGGGCGGGCGTCAGGAAGCCTATTCGGAGCGCCGCCGCTCGATGGCCGGTCCCACCGGCTGCGGCCTTTGCGGCATCGAAAGCCTGGAGGCCGCCACACGAAGCCTTCCGGTCATCGACAACGCGCTCACGATCCACGCGGAGGCGCTGATCGAGGCCATGGAACGTTTGCCTGCCGCGCAGAAGATCAATCAGGAGACGCGCGCCGTTCACGCCGCAGCTTTCTGGAACCCGGCCACGGGCGCGCTGATCGTGCGTGAGGATGTCGGCCGCCACAATGCGCTCGACAAACTCGCCGGCGCCCTCGCCCGGCAGGCGATCGCAGCGTCGCAGGGCGTGGTGCTGATGACGAGCCGCGTTTCCGTGGAGCTCGTTCAGAAGGCCGCCCGAATGGGCGCGCCGATCATCGCCGCCGTCTCGGCGCCGACCGCGCTAGCCGTTCGCAACGCCGAAAAATGCGGTATCACGCTCGTCGCCGTCATGCGCGGCCGTGACTTCGAAATCTTCACCCATCCAGGACGCATTCTCGAACAGGCTGCAGCTCATGTCGCATAA
- the istB gene encoding IS21-like element helper ATPase IstB has protein sequence MTISHEPGSQTIVAPQVLLGNHLKALKLPTFAREYEKVALESAQDRADYPRYLLRLCELERIDRERRNVERRIRLARFTQVKSLDTFDFTAQPSLNKPLVLELARCEWIEKRQNCIALGPSGTGKTHVALALGLAACQKGFSVAFTTAAALVHELMEARDERRLRALQKHLNTVKLLIVDELGYAPFTAVGSELLFEVFSQRYERGATLVTSNLPFDEWTSVFGSERLTGALLDRLTHHVHILEMNGGSYRLSTAKKAQRRNRDLPDAPAIDKGGADTTN, from the coding sequence ATGACCATCTCGCATGAGCCAGGTTCGCAGACGATCGTCGCGCCGCAGGTGCTGCTGGGTAATCATCTCAAGGCGCTGAAGCTTCCCACCTTCGCGCGCGAATATGAGAAGGTGGCGCTGGAGTCGGCGCAGGACCGCGCCGATTACCCGCGCTATCTGCTACGCCTGTGCGAACTGGAGCGCATTGATCGCGAGCGGCGCAATGTCGAGCGCCGCATCCGGCTGGCGCGCTTTACGCAGGTCAAAAGCCTCGACACATTTGACTTTACCGCCCAGCCTTCACTCAACAAGCCGCTCGTGCTGGAGCTGGCGCGGTGCGAATGGATCGAGAAGCGACAGAACTGCATCGCCCTTGGGCCAAGCGGAACGGGGAAGACCCACGTCGCGCTCGCCCTGGGGCTCGCCGCCTGCCAGAAGGGGTTCAGCGTCGCGTTCACGACCGCCGCGGCTCTTGTGCACGAACTGATGGAGGCGCGCGACGAGCGCCGCCTGCGCGCGCTGCAAAAGCATCTCAACACCGTCAAACTGCTGATCGTCGACGAGCTGGGCTATGCGCCGTTCACGGCGGTCGGCTCAGAGCTGCTCTTCGAGGTCTTCAGCCAGCGCTATGAACGCGGTGCGACGCTGGTGACCAGCAATCTGCCCTTTGATGAATGGACGTCGGTGTTTGGCTCCGAGCGTCTCACCGGCGCATTGCTCGACCGGCTCACCCATCATGTCCACATTCTGGAAATGAACGGCGGGAGCTATCGCCTCTCGACCGCAAAGAAAGCGCAACGGCGAAACCGCGATCTCCCCGACGCGCCCGCAATCGACAAAGGAGGCGCCGACACGACGAACTGA
- a CDS encoding formate dehydrogenase subunit delta yields the protein MANQIGQFFGAQTHDTAASMADHLTKFWDPRMRAAIIDHVNHGGAGLDPVALEAVKRLSHPSGTAGSDLRCGHGGEDG from the coding sequence ATGGCCAACCAGATTGGTCAGTTCTTCGGCGCACAGACGCACGACACGGCCGCCAGCATGGCGGACCATCTGACGAAGTTCTGGGATCCGCGCATGCGCGCGGCGATTATCGACCATGTCAATCACGGCGGCGCGGGGCTCGATCCCGTCGCTCTCGAGGCGGTCAAGCGCCTGTCTCACCCATCGGGAACGGCGGGCTCGGATTTGCGCTGCGGTCATGGCGGAGAGGACGGCTGA
- the istA gene encoding IS21 family transposase, with protein MFTVELYARVRRAVMAEGLSRREAARRFGVHRNTITKMLQYSVPPGYRRRERPISKKLGPYMAWIDKVLADDRLVHAKQRHTAQRIFERLRDEEGFSGGYTIVREYVAQAQLRSREMFIPLSHRPGNAQADFGEADAYIAGRKVRFHYFCMDLPHSDGCFVKAYPAETAEAFCDGHVAAFAFFGGVPQSILYDNTRLAVARIVKGGERLRSQMFAELQSHYLFADRFGRPGKGNDKGKVEGLVGYVRRNFMTPLPVAESFEALNARFLDACTKRRRAILRGQSTPIGERMQADMAAFLPAPPAPYDACHKVATRVSSMALVRYRNNDYSVPMRFGHREVLAKGYVDRVEIVCGGETIAVHARSYGKAEFIYNPLHYLALLEHKSRALDQAAPLDDWRLADCVHRLRRLMEARMGNSGRREFIQVLRLMEDFHQHQVEQAVAEALRLGAISFDAVKMLLLARLENRPARLDLTFYPYLPAATVGATDPRAYLGLVAGASVIAGVMETTAGGPA; from the coding sequence ATGTTCACAGTGGAACTCTATGCCCGGGTGAGACGCGCGGTGATGGCGGAAGGGCTGAGCCGGCGGGAAGCGGCCAGGCGCTTCGGCGTGCACCGCAATACGATCACGAAGATGCTTCAATATTCGGTTCCGCCGGGGTATCGGCGTCGGGAGCGGCCGATCTCGAAGAAGCTGGGGCCGTATATGGCCTGGATCGACAAGGTCCTGGCGGATGATCGGCTTGTTCACGCCAAGCAGCGTCATACGGCACAGCGGATATTCGAACGGCTGCGGGACGAAGAAGGGTTTTCCGGCGGTTACACGATCGTCCGGGAATATGTCGCGCAGGCGCAGTTGCGGTCGCGCGAGATGTTTATTCCACTCAGCCATCGACCGGGGAATGCGCAGGCGGATTTTGGCGAGGCGGACGCCTATATCGCCGGCAGGAAGGTCCGCTTTCATTATTTTTGCATGGACCTGCCGCATTCGGACGGCTGCTTCGTCAAGGCCTATCCGGCGGAGACGGCGGAAGCCTTCTGCGACGGCCATGTCGCGGCCTTCGCCTTCTTTGGCGGCGTCCCCCAGTCCATTCTTTACGACAATACGCGTCTCGCGGTCGCCAGGATCGTGAAGGGTGGAGAGCGTCTGCGTTCGCAAATGTTTGCGGAACTCCAGAGCCATTACCTTTTTGCTGATCGCTTTGGCCGGCCCGGCAAGGGGAATGACAAGGGCAAGGTCGAGGGGCTTGTCGGCTATGTCCGGCGCAACTTCATGACGCCACTGCCCGTGGCGGAGAGTTTCGAGGCGCTGAACGCGAGGTTCCTGGACGCCTGCACGAAACGACGGCGGGCGATCCTGCGCGGCCAGTCGACGCCGATCGGCGAACGCATGCAGGCGGATATGGCGGCATTCCTGCCGGCGCCGCCGGCTCCCTATGACGCCTGTCACAAGGTCGCGACGCGCGTGTCGTCGATGGCGCTGGTGCGCTACCGCAACAACGATTACTCGGTCCCGATGCGCTTCGGCCATCGGGAGGTGCTGGCCAAGGGCTATGTCGATCGGGTCGAGATTGTCTGCGGCGGGGAGACCATCGCCGTGCATGCGCGCAGCTACGGCAAGGCCGAGTTCATCTACAACCCGCTGCATTATCTCGCTTTACTCGAACACAAGAGCCGCGCGCTCGATCAGGCCGCGCCACTCGACGACTGGCGGCTTGCCGACTGCGTGCATCGTCTGCGGCGGCTGATGGAGGCGCGCATGGGGAATAGCGGGCGCCGCGAGTTCATCCAGGTGCTGCGGCTGATGGAGGACTTTCATCAGCATCAGGTCGAACAGGCGGTCGCGGAGGCGCTGCGTCTTGGCGCGATCAGCTTTGACGCAGTGAAGATGCTGCTGCTGGCCAGGCTGGAGAACCGGCCCGCGCGGCTCGATCTGACATTCTACCCCTACCTGCCGGCGGCTACGGTCGGCGCGACGGATCCGCGCGCCTATCTCGGGCTCGTCGCCGGCGCGAGCGTCATCGCGGGCGTCATGGAGACGACCGCGGGAGGTCCGGCATGA
- a CDS encoding flagellin, giving the protein MASILVNPSAITALQSLRNTQSALNTTQKEISTGLKISSAAENASTWAIAESMKSDKGVLSTISDSLSGAKSVLNVATAAVKSAISVMNDIKNAVAQAQQPGADQAKILTSLQQLGSQLSSVVSSATFTGLNVTDGSLTSPVSFIASYNNGGGTAASVVGTIDLTVTDLINTGGTGILEAAQATGSTAATDFTGLTAADLAAATIADTLSNADKAIADLTTYAAEIGATVARVSQQNEFIDTMKDALTTGVSSLVDADMNEASTRLQALQTQQQLGVQSLSIANQNAQMILKLFQ; this is encoded by the coding sequence ATGGCTAGCATTCTTGTTAACCCCTCCGCCATTACCGCCCTGCAGTCGCTGCGCAACACGCAGTCGGCTCTCAACACGACCCAGAAAGAGATCTCGACCGGCCTCAAGATTTCGAGCGCCGCCGAGAACGCCTCGACCTGGGCGATCGCCGAGTCGATGAAGTCTGACAAGGGCGTGCTCTCGACGATCAGCGACTCGCTCTCCGGCGCCAAGTCTGTCCTCAATGTCGCGACCGCCGCCGTGAAAAGCGCGATCTCGGTCATGAACGACATCAAGAACGCTGTCGCACAGGCGCAGCAGCCCGGCGCTGATCAGGCCAAGATCCTGACGAGCCTTCAGCAGCTCGGCAGCCAGCTCTCGAGCGTCGTGTCTTCCGCGACCTTCACGGGTCTCAACGTCACGGACGGTTCGCTCACGAGCCCGGTGAGCTTCATCGCCTCCTACAATAACGGCGGCGGCACGGCGGCGTCGGTGGTCGGCACGATCGACCTCACCGTCACTGACCTCATCAATACCGGCGGCACCGGCATTCTGGAGGCGGCTCAGGCGACCGGCTCGACCGCGGCGACCGACTTCACCGGCCTCACCGCAGCTGATCTAGCCGCGGCGACGATCGCGGACACACTGTCCAACGCCGACAAGGCGATCGCCGATCTGACGACCTATGCGGCTGAAATCGGCGCGACGGTTGCGCGCGTGTCGCAGCAGAACGAATTCATCGACACGATGAAGGATGCGCTGACGACCGGCGTGTCCTCGCTTGTGGACGCCGACATGAATGAGGCTTCGACGCGCCTGCAGGCGCTGCAGACCCAGCAGCAGCTCGGCGTGCAGTCGCTGTCGATCGCCAACCAGAATGCGCAGATGATCCTGAAGCTGTTCCAGTAA
- a CDS encoding flagellar hook-length control protein FliK: MNFGAREILICPSSSRLARSHDTDHFERGENDQEQPSSAFVDAMKSISSTEKNRNAIDNVKSKADNSLVGDAAATGESMSNTGIGMAQIFAAAEFSICAAKQQNARLVESDATASSRQIMLQQLIGTQGALPGHSPVGTWSGPIGDRDGMTATVDPLLRSSDPGGTVRREYGSALEAEISPTKAGPRYASASRTEKAEAPFGQQLVLSREEAAAASDQILTMGGDEAPRQSESSAGFVQTSTPDSLGSINTQALMHVSTLENHLPIAIGQTVMIMAGEIAAPTIEAPMAAPGYSALTDDRGPLKILKFELDPASLGSISVKMRMMQARVEIEIEVQTSDTLSILHDIKGKIATAIGATGYAVDAFDIRIVPAAQPDSGQMRGQDASNPPSQGFQSGERSFADGDRSRRRHATPGQEDTKRAIGATNHPPGGVRGVFI, encoded by the coding sequence ATGAATTTTGGGGCGCGTGAAATCCTCATCTGTCCTTCATCTTCGCGCCTTGCGAGAAGTCATGACACCGACCATTTCGAGCGAGGCGAAAATGACCAGGAGCAGCCCTCAAGCGCTTTCGTCGATGCAATGAAGTCGATCTCTTCGACCGAGAAGAATCGAAACGCGATCGATAATGTAAAATCCAAGGCCGATAATTCCCTCGTCGGCGATGCTGCTGCAACCGGGGAGTCGATGTCCAATACTGGAATCGGCATGGCGCAGATCTTCGCTGCCGCCGAATTCAGCATCTGCGCTGCCAAACAACAGAATGCGAGGCTGGTTGAATCCGATGCAACCGCAAGCTCTCGGCAAATAATGCTCCAACAATTGATCGGAACGCAGGGCGCGTTACCCGGGCATTCGCCGGTCGGCACATGGTCGGGGCCGATCGGCGATCGGGACGGAATGACGGCGACGGTTGATCCGCTACTCAGAAGTTCCGATCCTGGCGGGACGGTACGAAGGGAATACGGATCGGCATTGGAGGCAGAAATCTCGCCCACGAAGGCCGGACCGAGGTACGCCTCTGCTTCCAGGACCGAAAAGGCAGAGGCGCCTTTCGGACAACAACTTGTGCTCAGTCGGGAAGAAGCGGCGGCGGCGAGCGATCAAATATTGACTATGGGGGGAGACGAAGCGCCGCGCCAGTCCGAAAGTTCAGCCGGGTTCGTGCAAACGTCGACGCCAGACTCACTTGGGTCGATAAATACGCAGGCGCTCATGCACGTCAGCACGTTGGAAAATCACCTGCCGATCGCAATCGGGCAGACTGTGATGATCATGGCGGGAGAAATCGCTGCGCCAACGATCGAGGCGCCCATGGCGGCTCCCGGGTATTCGGCTCTGACGGATGATCGCGGCCCGTTGAAAATACTGAAATTCGAATTGGACCCAGCTTCGCTGGGCTCGATCTCCGTCAAGATGCGCATGATGCAGGCTCGAGTTGAAATCGAGATCGAGGTGCAGACGTCCGACACTCTTTCAATTCTTCACGACATCAAAGGTAAAATTGCAACAGCGATCGGCGCGACCGGTTACGCCGTCGACGCGTTCGACATTCGTATCGTTCCGGCGGCGCAGCCAGACTCCGGGCAAATGCGTGGTCAGGACGCCTCGAATCCACCGTCACAGGGGTTTCAGTCCGGGGAGCGCAGTTTCGCAGATGGTGACAGATCGAGACGACGACATGCTACGCCAGGGCAAGAAGACACGAAGAGAGCGATTGGAGCTACTAATCATCCGCCTGGCGGTGTGCGGGGTGTTTTCATTTAG
- the fliF gene encoding flagellar basal-body MS-ring/collar protein FliF — protein sequence MDRITLLLDNLKALGTRKLAALGLTFALVVAIVSISAYYLSRPTFEVLYAGLDREDVSRIGSVLKSTGIPFDINTEGNAVSVPYGQTAQARMLLAERGLPQSANAGYELFDKVGALGLTSFMQEVTRVRALEGELARTIQLIRGVKAARVHIVMPDEGSFRRAKQPPSASVIIRTEGPDDTSAAQAIRHLVASSLPGMNVDQVTVLNTDGMILSSSDGDATDAVPVKTLTLEKNIQKDIQDNIRRTLTPYLRLPNFQVTVRARVNTDRKQINETIYDPDSKVERSVRTVKESSRSQDSSSAAATTVTNNIPQNGVNNADGKQSNDENKKNEELTNYEMSSKTVTTVSGGYNIEHLSVAVLINRSAFAEPNKEPPKQEAIDRQLKEIEQLISSAAGLKKERGDALKVTAVDFMFNEHEMTPVESPGFVAMLGSHLGSILNMIAALGIAALVVIFGLAPARRALLAESSTERTEPPPLIGMGDQSFESPTFEAPTFDGIPGLAGATPGGAIAMSGPTLLEDISERRQDIARRKLEELIQNDEAQAAAILKQWMRS from the coding sequence ATGGACCGCATCACGCTACTTCTGGATAATCTCAAGGCGCTGGGAACGAGGAAGCTCGCGGCGCTCGGACTCACATTCGCGCTCGTCGTCGCGATCGTATCGATTTCAGCCTATTATCTTTCGCGCCCGACGTTTGAAGTCCTTTATGCAGGGCTGGACCGCGAAGATGTCAGCCGCATCGGCTCGGTGCTGAAATCGACCGGCATTCCCTTCGACATAAATACCGAAGGCAACGCCGTCTCGGTACCCTACGGCCAGACTGCTCAGGCGCGCATGCTGCTCGCCGAGCGTGGGCTCCCGCAAAGCGCCAACGCCGGCTATGAGCTCTTCGACAAGGTGGGCGCGCTGGGACTGACCTCCTTCATGCAGGAGGTGACGCGCGTGCGCGCGCTGGAAGGCGAACTCGCGCGCACAATTCAGCTGATCCGCGGCGTAAAGGCGGCGCGCGTGCATATTGTGATGCCGGACGAGGGTTCGTTCCGCCGCGCGAAGCAGCCGCCTTCCGCCTCCGTGATCATCCGCACCGAAGGGCCGGACGACACCAGCGCGGCGCAGGCGATCCGACATCTCGTCGCCTCGTCATTGCCTGGTATGAATGTCGATCAGGTCACGGTACTCAATACCGACGGCATGATCCTTTCGTCATCCGACGGCGACGCGACCGATGCTGTGCCCGTCAAGACGCTGACGCTCGAAAAGAACATTCAGAAGGACATTCAGGACAATATCCGCCGCACGCTCACGCCCTATCTGCGTCTGCCGAATTTCCAGGTGACGGTCCGCGCGCGAGTCAACACGGACCGCAAGCAGATCAACGAAACCATCTATGATCCCGACTCCAAGGTCGAGCGTTCCGTGCGCACGGTGAAAGAGAGCTCGCGTTCTCAGGACAGCAGCAGCGCCGCCGCGACGACCGTCACGAACAACATTCCGCAAAACGGCGTCAACAACGCCGACGGCAAGCAGTCCAATGACGAGAACAAGAAAAACGAGGAGCTGACAAACTACGAGATGTCGTCGAAGACGGTCACGACCGTCAGCGGCGGCTACAATATCGAGCATCTTTCCGTCGCGGTTCTCATCAATCGCTCCGCCTTCGCCGAGCCGAACAAGGAACCGCCGAAGCAGGAGGCGATCGATCGCCAGCTGAAGGAAATCGAGCAGCTTATCTCGTCCGCCGCTGGACTGAAAAAGGAGCGGGGCGACGCGCTGAAGGTGACGGCTGTCGACTTCATGTTCAACGAGCATGAGATGACTCCGGTGGAAAGCCCCGGCTTCGTCGCCATGCTCGGCAGCCACCTCGGCTCCATTCTGAACATGATCGCGGCGCTCGGCATTGCCGCCCTCGTCGTGATCTTCGGCTTGGCTCCGGCGCGTCGCGCTTTGCTCGCCGAGTCGAGCACGGAGCGCACCGAACCTCCGCCGCTGATCGGCATGGGTGACCAGAGCTTCGAATCGCCGACTTTCGAGGCGCCGACCTTCGACGGCATACCAGGGCTGGCGGGAGCTACGCCCGGCGGCGCAATCGCGATGTCCGGTCCGACGCTCCTCGAGGATATCAGCGAACGCCGGCAGGACATTGCGCGGCGCAAGCTCGAAGAACTCATCCAGAATGACGAAGCACAAGCAGCAGCGATCTTGAAACAATGGATGCGATCGTAA
- a CDS encoding flagellar motor protein MotB — translation MSEGHNGSPIIIRKKRGDGDEDHHGGVWKLAFADFMTAMMAFFLVMWLINSTSKETKAVIVQYFNPVQLIDSNPAHKGMRDPKQTGQGKSLQKADDVKTTQEAESKDKDSALHKDPIKTLDEIAKREPPPTTADGAESSPKVGAMTPRDPFDRVAKSASPPQGAAKSAQEENKVESPKKDSHAPSVTPAEQGEKAKASAAALQAELEKIVNQEARGAHAAPKTEVKQADEGVLITLTDDANFSMFEVGSIEPKPQLVRIIGQIGKVLAKKTGEIEVRGHTDGRSYTSKSYDNWRLSSDRATVVNYMLIRGGLPPARVGKIVGMADRHLKTPKDPLAPVNRRIEILLRGDGQ, via the coding sequence ATGAGTGAAGGCCATAACGGCTCGCCGATAATCATCCGGAAAAAGCGCGGCGATGGCGACGAAGATCATCACGGCGGCGTCTGGAAACTTGCCTTTGCCGATTTCATGACGGCGATGATGGCGTTTTTTCTGGTGATGTGGCTGATCAATTCCACATCGAAGGAAACCAAAGCGGTTATTGTCCAATACTTCAACCCCGTTCAACTGATCGATTCAAATCCCGCACATAAGGGCATGCGCGATCCCAAGCAGACAGGACAAGGCAAGAGCCTTCAGAAAGCGGACGATGTAAAGACGACGCAAGAAGCGGAGTCCAAGGACAAGGATTCTGCGCTGCACAAGGATCCCATAAAAACCTTGGACGAAATAGCAAAACGTGAACCGCCTCCAACTACCGCCGATGGCGCGGAGTCGTCGCCGAAAGTCGGCGCAATGACGCCCCGCGATCCTTTCGATCGCGTGGCGAAGAGCGCATCTCCGCCTCAAGGCGCGGCGAAAAGCGCTCAAGAGGAAAACAAGGTCGAGTCACCAAAAAAAGACAGCCACGCGCCAAGCGTCACGCCGGCTGAACAGGGCGAAAAAGCGAAAGCGAGCGCAGCTGCGCTGCAAGCGGAACTCGAAAAGATCGTCAATCAGGAAGCGCGTGGCGCGCACGCCGCGCCGAAGACGGAAGTCAAGCAGGCCGACGAGGGGGTATTGATTACGCTGACGGACGACGCGAATTTCTCGATGTTCGAAGTTGGCTCCATTGAACCGAAACCGCAGCTGGTCCGCATCATCGGGCAGATCGGAAAGGTTCTGGCCAAAAAGACCGGCGAGATCGAGGTGCGCGGCCATACAGACGGTCGTTCGTATACAAGCAAGAGCTACGATAACTGGCGCCTGTCATCCGATCGCGCGACCGTTGTCAACTATATGCTCATTCGCGGCGGACTGCCGCCCGCCCGCGTCGGAAAGATCGTCGGCATGGCGGACCGTCACCTGAAGACGCCAAAGGATCCGCTCGCGCCCGTCAATCGTCGCATCGAGATACTGCTGCGAGGAGACGGCCAATGA